A part of Rattus rattus isolate New Zealand chromosome 6, Rrattus_CSIRO_v1, whole genome shotgun sequence genomic DNA contains:
- the LOC116904569 gene encoding early activation antigen CD69-like, with amino-acid sequence MNSEECSITENSSSHLERGQRDHGTSVHFEKHHEGSIQVPIPCAVLVVVLITSLIIALFALSVGKYNCPGFYENLESFDHHAASCKNEWFSYNGKCYFFSTTTKTWALAQKSCSEDNATLAVIDSEKDMAFLKRYAGGLKHWIGLRNEASQTWKWANGKEFNSWFNVTGSKKCVSLNHTDVASVDCETNLHWVCIEASLRGGSIKV; translated from the exons ATGAATTCTGAAGAGTGTTCCATAACAGAAAATAGCTCTTCACAtctggagagagggcagaggg ACCATGGCACCAGTGTACATTTTGAGAAGCATCATGAAGGATCCATTCAAGTTCCTATCCCTTGTGCTGTGCTCGTAGTGGTCCTCATCACTTCCTTAATCATAGCTCTCTTTGCCTTAAGTG TGGGCAAGTACAATTGTCCGGGCTTCTATGAGAATTTGGAGTCATTTGACCACCATGCTGCTTCCTGCAAGAATGAGTGGTTTTCATACAACGGGAAATGTTACTTTTTCTCTACCACAACCAAGACTTGGGCCTTGGCCCAAAAATCTTGTTCTGAAGATAACGCTACCCTTGCTGTTATTGATTCGGAAAAGGACATG GCGTTTCTGAAGCGATATGCTGGTGGACTGAAACACTGGATTGGGCTGAGAAACGAAGCTAGTCAGACATGGAAATGGGCAAACGGCAAAGAATTTAACAGCTG GTTCAACGTGACAGGGTCTAAAAAGTGCGTGTCTCTGAACCACACAGATGTTGCTTCTGTAGACTGCGAGACAAACTTACACTGGGTCTGCATCGAGGCCTCCCTACGAGGAGGAAGCATAAAGGTATAG